The genomic DNA NNNNNNNNNNNNNNNNNNNNNNNNNNNNNNNNNNNNNNNNNNNNNNNNNNNNNNNNNNNNNNNNNNNNNNNNNNNNNNNNNNNNNNNNNNNNNNNNNNNNNNNNNNNNNNNNNNNNNNNNNNNNNNNNNNNNNNNNNNNNNNNNNNNNNNNNNNNNNNNNNNNNNNNNNNNNNNNNNNNNNNNNNNNNNNNNNNNNNNNNNNNNNNNNNNNNNNNNNNNNNNNNNNNNNNNNNNNNNNNNNNNNNNNNNNNNNNNNNNNNNNNNNNNNNNNNNNNNNNNNNNNNNNNNNNNNNNNNNNNNNNNNNNNNNNNNNNNNNNNNNNNNNNNNNNNNNNNNNNNNNNNNNNNNNNNNNNNNNNNNNNNNNNNNNNNNNNNNNNNNNNNNNNNNNNNNNNNNNNNNNNNNNNNNNNNNNNNNNNNNNNNNNNNNNNNNNNNNNNNNNNNNNNNNNNNNNNNNNNNNNNNNNNNNNNNNNNNNNNNNNNNNNNNNNNNNNNNNNNNNNNNNNNNNNNNNNNNNNNNNNNNNNNNNNNNNNNNNNNNNNNNNNNNNNNNNNNNNNNNNNNNNNNNNNNNNNNNNNNNNNNNNNNNNNNNNNNNNNNNNNNNNNNNNNNNNNNNNNNNNNNNNNNNNNNNNNNNNNNNNNNNNNNNNNNNNNNNNNNNNNNNNNNNNNNNNNNNNNNNNNNNNNNNNNNNNNNNNNNNNNNNNNNNNNNNNNNNNNNNNNNNNNNNNNNNNNNNNNNNNNNNNNNNNNNNNNNNNNNNNNNNNNNNNNNNNNNNNNNNNNNNNNNNNNNNNNNNNNNNNNNNNNNNNNNNNNNNNNNNNNNNNNNNNNNNNNNNNNNNNNNNNNNNNNNNNNNNNNNNNNNNNNNNNNNNNNNNNNNNNNNNNNNNNNNNNNNNNNNNNNNNNNNNNNNNNNNNNNNNNNNNNNNNNNNNNNNNNNNNNNNNNNNNNNNNNNNNNNNNNNNNNNNNNNNNNNNNNNNNNNNNNNNNNNNNNNNNNNNNNNNNNNNNNNNNNNNNNNNNNNNNNNNNNNNNNNNNNNNNNNNNNNNNNNNNNNNNNNNNNNNNNNNNNNNNNNNNNNNNNNNNNNNNNNNNNNNNNNNNNNNNNNNNNNNNNNNNNNNNNNNNNNNNNNNNNNNNNNNNNNNNNNNNNNNNNNNNNNNNNNNNNNNNNNNNNNNNNNNNNNNNNNNNNNNNNNNNNNNNNNNNNNNNNNNNNNNNNNNNNNNNNNNNNNNNNNNNNNNNNNNNNNNNNNNNNNNNNNNNNNNNNNNNNNNNNNNNNNNNNNNNNNNNNNNNNNNNNNNNNNNNNNNNNNNNNNNNNNNNNNNNNNNNNNNNNNNNNNNNNNNNNNNNNNNNNNNNNNNNNNNNNNNNNNNNNNNNNNNNNNNNNNNNNNNNNNNNNNNNNNNNNNNNNNNNNNNNNNNNNNNNNNNNNNNNNNNNNNNNNNNNNNNNNNNNNNNNNNNNNNNNNNNNNNNNNNNNNNNNNNNNNNNNNNNNNNNNNNNNNNNNNNNNNNNNNNNNNNNNNNNNNNNNNNNNNNNNNNNNNNNNNNNNNNNNNNNNNNNNNNNNNNNNNNNNNNNNNNNNNNNNNNNNNNNNNNNNNNNNNNNNNNNNNNNNNNNNNNNNNNNNNNNNNNNNNNNNNNNNNNNNNNNNNNNNNNNNNNNNNNNNNNNNNNNNNNNNNNNNNNNNNNNNNNNNNNNNNNNNNNNNNNNNNNNNNNNNNNNNNNNNNNNNNNNNNNNNNNNNNNNNNNNNNNNNNNNNNNNNNNNNNNNNNNNNNNNNNNNNNNNNNNNNNNNNNNNNNNNNNNNNNNNNNNNNNNNNNNNNNNNNNNNNNNNNNNNNNNNNNNNNNNNNNNNNNNNNNNNNNNNNNNNNNNNNNNNNNNNNNNNNNNNNNNNNNNNNNNNNNNNNNNNNNNNNNNNNNNNNNNNNNNNNNNNNNNNNNNNNNNNNNNNNNNNNNNNNNNNNNNNNNNNNNNNNNNNNNNNNNNNNNNNNNNNNNNNNNNNNNNNNNNNNNNNNNNNNNNNNNNNNNNNNNNNNNNNNNNNNNNNNNNNNNNNNNNNNNNNNNNNNNNNNNNNNNNNNNNNNNNNNNNNNNNNNNNNNNNNNNNNNNNNNNNNNNNNNNNNNNNNNNNNNNNNNNNNNNNNNNNNNNNNNNNNNNNNNNNNNNNNNNNNNNNNNNNNNNNNNNNNNNNNNNNNNNNNNNNNNNNNNNNNNNNNNNNNNNNNNNNNNNNNNNNNNNNNNNNNNNNNNNNNNNNNNNNNNNNNNNNNNNNNNNNNNNNNNNNNNNNNNNNNNNNNNAGTGAACAACGCTGgtgtggggctggtggggcagcgctatggggcagtgctcTGGCTATGTGGGGCAGATCCATGGGTCTGACTTGTGGGTCTGACTTGTGGGTCCGACTTGTGGGTCTGCCCCCCAAGTGAACAACGCGGGCGTGGGGCTGGTGGGGCCACTGGAGGGCACGGCGCTGGCGGAGGTGCAGCGCGTGCTGGACACCAACGTGGTGGGGGTGGTGCGCGTGGTGCGAGCCGTCCTGCCCCACATGAAGCGGCGCCGCCGCGGACACATCGTGGTGCTCAGCAGCGTCATGGGACGGCACGGTACGGGGGTCAAAGGTCACGGGGTCAAAGGTCAAGGGTCGGGGGGTCACGGGGTCAGGGGTCACACGGTCATGGAGTCAAGGGGTCTGAGGTTGGGGATCATGGGGTTGGTTGGGGTCATGTTAGGGGTCCCATTGTGGTGCTCAGCAGCGTCATGGGAAGGCACGGTATGGGGGGTCAAAGGTCACGGGGTcaggggtcacggggtcatggGTCACGGGGTCAAAGGTCATGGGGTCAGGGGTCGCGGGGTCAGGGGTTGGTTGGGGTTATGGGGTCACATAATGGTGCTCAGCAGCGTCATGGGAATGCACAGTACAGGGGTCAAAGGTCACGGGGTCAGGGGTCACGAGGTCACGGGGTCgggggtcacggggtcatggGTCATGGTTAGGGTTAGGGGTCATGGGGTTggttggggtcatggggtcgCATTGTGGTGCTCAGCAGCGTCATGGGAATGCACAGTACAGGGGGGTCAAAGGTCACGGGGTCAGGGGTCATGGGGTCGGAGGTCAGGGGTCATGGGGGGTTGGGGTTCCAAGGGTCAGAGGTCATGGGGGCATGGGGTTGGTTAGGGTCATGGGGTCCCATCGTGGTGCTCAGCAGCGTCATGGGATGGCACGGTACGGGGTCAGGGGTCAAAGGTCACGGGGTCAAAGGTCACGGGGCCGGGTGTCAAGGGGGAGGGGTCACAGGGTCAGGGTTCGGGGTCACAAGGTCAGGGGGCATGGTTAGGGTTaggggtcatggggtcacatCGTGGTGCTCAGCAGCGTCATGGGACGGCACGGTACGGGGGTCAAAGGTCACGGGGCAACGGTCACGGGGTCAAAGGTCATAGGTCAAGGGGTCAGAGGTTGGGGGTCACGGGGAAGGGGTCAGGGGATCATGGGGTTTGTTAGGGGTCCCATTGTGGTGCTCAGCAGCGTCATGGGACGGCACGGTACGGGGGTCAAAGGTCACAGGGTCGGGGGTCACGGGGTCAAAGGTCA from Numida meleagris isolate 19003 breed g44 Domestic line unplaced genomic scaffold, NumMel1.0 unplaced_Scaffold734, whole genome shotgun sequence includes the following:
- the LOC110392000 gene encoding uncharacterized protein LOC110392000; this encodes MRDPRRSGALEAAVGPAMGQTLRVEQLDVCSDSSVQECMSLHGDSVXVLVNNAGVGLVGPLEGTALAEVQRVLDTNVVGVVRVVRAVLPHMKRRRRGHIVVLSSVMGRHGTGVKGHGVKGQGSGGHGVRGHTVMESRGLRLGIMGLVGVMLGVPLWCSAASWEGTVWGVKGHGVRGHGVMGHGVKGHGVRGRGVRGWLGLWGHIMVLSSVMGMHSTGVKGHGVRGHEVTGSGVTGSWVMVRVRGHGVGWGHGVALWCSAASWECTVQGGQRSRGQGSWGRRSGVMGGWGSKGQRSWGHGVG